A window of the Agrococcus jejuensis genome harbors these coding sequences:
- the nrdE gene encoding class 1b ribonucleoside-diphosphate reductase subunit alpha, translating into MDYHSLNAMLNLYGPNGEIQFEKDREAANQYFLQHVNQNTVFFHSLKEKLDYLVENEYYEGEVLEQYSFEFIKGLMKRAYGYKFRFPTFLGAFKYYTSYTLKTFDGNRYLERYEDRVVNVALALAAGDERLAEALVDEIVTGRFQPATPTFLNAGKKQRGELVSCFLLRIEDNMESIGRSINSALQLSKRGGGVAFNLTNIREYGAPIKQIQNQSSGIIPVMKLFEDSFSYANQLGARQGAGAVYLQAHHPDIMRFLDTKRENADEKIRIKTLSLGVVVPDITFELAKKDEDMYLFSPYDVERVYGVPFADISVTEKYHEMVDDARIQKKKIRARDFFQTLAEIQFESGYPYIMFEDTVNRANPIDGRINMSNLCSEILQVNTPSQYVEDLGYESIGKDISCNLGSLNIALTMDSPDFGRTIETSIRALTAVSDQSNIDSVPSIARGNDMSHAIGLGQMNLHGYLGRERIFYGSDEGVDFTNIYFYTVLFHALRASNLIATEKGQTFEGFERSKYASGEFFDKYTEQAWVPATDRVAQIFADAEVHIPTQSDWLELKALVQEHGIYNQNLQAVPPTGSISYINNSTSSIHPIAAKIEIRKEGKIGRVYYPAPFMTNDNLEYFQDAYEIGPEKIIDTYAAATQHVDQGLSLTLFFKDTATTRDINKAQIYAWRKGIKTVYYIRLRQLALEGTEVDGCVSCML; encoded by the coding sequence TCGCTGAACGCGATGCTCAACCTCTACGGCCCGAACGGCGAGATCCAGTTCGAGAAGGACCGTGAGGCTGCGAACCAGTACTTCCTGCAGCACGTCAACCAGAACACCGTCTTCTTCCACTCGCTGAAGGAGAAGCTCGACTACCTCGTCGAGAACGAGTACTACGAGGGCGAGGTGCTCGAGCAGTACTCGTTCGAGTTCATCAAGGGCCTCATGAAGCGGGCCTACGGCTACAAGTTCCGCTTCCCGACGTTCCTCGGCGCGTTCAAGTACTACACGTCGTACACGCTCAAGACGTTCGACGGGAACCGCTACCTCGAGCGCTACGAGGACCGCGTCGTCAACGTCGCGCTCGCGCTCGCCGCGGGCGACGAGCGGCTGGCCGAGGCGCTCGTCGACGAGATCGTCACGGGTCGCTTCCAGCCGGCGACGCCGACGTTCCTCAACGCGGGCAAGAAGCAGCGCGGCGAGCTCGTCTCCTGCTTCCTCCTCCGCATCGAGGACAACATGGAGTCGATCGGTCGCTCGATCAACTCGGCCCTGCAGCTCTCGAAGCGCGGCGGCGGCGTGGCGTTCAACCTCACGAACATCCGCGAGTACGGCGCCCCGATCAAGCAGATCCAGAACCAGTCGTCGGGGATCATCCCCGTCATGAAGCTGTTCGAGGACAGCTTCTCGTACGCGAACCAGCTCGGTGCCCGTCAGGGTGCCGGCGCGGTGTACCTGCAGGCGCACCACCCCGACATCATGCGGTTCCTCGACACGAAGCGCGAGAACGCCGACGAGAAGATCCGCATCAAGACGCTGTCCCTCGGCGTCGTGGTGCCGGACATCACGTTCGAGCTCGCGAAGAAGGACGAGGACATGTACCTGTTCTCGCCCTACGACGTCGAGCGCGTCTACGGCGTGCCCTTCGCGGACATCTCCGTGACGGAGAAGTACCACGAGATGGTCGACGACGCCCGCATCCAGAAGAAGAAGATCCGCGCCCGCGACTTCTTCCAGACGCTGGCCGAGATCCAGTTCGAGTCGGGCTACCCGTACATCATGTTCGAGGACACGGTGAACCGGGCCAACCCGATCGACGGCCGCATCAACATGTCGAACCTGTGCAGCGAGATCCTGCAGGTGAACACGCCGTCGCAGTACGTCGAGGACCTCGGCTACGAGTCGATCGGCAAGGACATCTCCTGCAACCTCGGCTCGCTGAACATCGCGCTGACGATGGACTCCCCCGACTTCGGTCGCACGATCGAGACCTCGATCCGTGCGCTCACGGCGGTGTCCGACCAGTCGAACATCGACTCCGTGCCGTCGATCGCTCGCGGCAACGACATGAGCCACGCCATCGGCCTCGGCCAGATGAACCTGCACGGCTACCTCGGTCGCGAGCGCATCTTCTACGGCTCGGACGAGGGCGTCGACTTCACGAACATCTACTTCTACACGGTGCTGTTCCACGCTCTGCGGGCGTCGAACCTCATCGCGACCGAGAAGGGGCAGACGTTCGAGGGCTTCGAGCGCTCGAAGTACGCGTCGGGCGAGTTCTTCGACAAGTACACCGAGCAGGCGTGGGTGCCGGCGACCGACCGCGTGGCGCAGATCTTCGCCGACGCCGAGGTGCACATCCCGACGCAGTCCGACTGGCTGGAGCTGAAGGCGCTCGTGCAGGAGCACGGCATCTACAACCAGAACCTGCAGGCGGTGCCGCCGACCGGCTCGATCTCGTACATCAACAACTCGACGTCGTCGATCCACCCGATCGCGGCGAAGATCGAGATCCGCAAGGAAGGCAAGATCGGCCGCGTCTACTACCCGGCGCCGTTCATGACGAACGACAACCTGGAGTACTTCCAGGATGCGTACGAGATCGGCCCCGAGAAGATCATCGACACGTACGCCGCGGCGACGCAGCACGTCGACCAGGGCCTGTCGCTGACGCTGTTCTTCAAGGACACGGCGACGACGCGCGACATCAACAAGGCCCAGATCTACGCATGGCGCAAGGGCATCAAGACCGTCTACTACATCCGTCTCCGCCAGCTCGCGCTGGAAGGTACGGAAGTGGATGGCTGCGTCTCTTGCATGCTGTGA
- the nrdF gene encoding class 1b ribonucleoside-diphosphate reductase subunit beta yields the protein MTDTQHSAGAAGAFDELVDAPIEDTREAIAAEREATSETLAAGQQTEAQKRQHRHNHLVQAINWNRIQDDKDLEVWNRLVNNFWLPEKVPLSNDIQSWGTLTPAEQQLTMRVFTGLTLLDTIQGTVGAVSLIPDAITPHEEAVYTNIAFMESVHAKSYSSIFSTLASTKEIDDAFRWSTENPYLQRKAEIIVDYYEGDDPLKRKVASTLLESFLFYSGFYLPMYWSSHAKLTNTADMIRLIIRDEAVHGYYIGYKFQQGYAKLTEEQQAELKDYTYTLLYELYENESKYTAELYDAVGLTEDVKKFLHYNANKALMNLGFEPLFPSSVTDVNPAILSALSPNADENHDFFSGSGSSYVIGKAVATEDEDWDF from the coding sequence ATGACCGACACCCAGCACAGCGCCGGCGCGGCCGGGGCGTTCGACGAGCTCGTCGACGCCCCGATCGAGGACACGCGCGAGGCCATCGCCGCCGAGCGGGAGGCGACGAGCGAGACGCTCGCCGCCGGCCAGCAGACCGAGGCCCAGAAGCGCCAGCACCGCCACAACCACCTGGTGCAGGCGATCAACTGGAACCGCATCCAGGACGACAAGGACCTCGAGGTCTGGAACCGTCTCGTGAACAACTTCTGGCTGCCCGAGAAGGTGCCACTGTCGAACGACATCCAGTCGTGGGGCACGCTGACGCCGGCCGAGCAGCAGCTCACGATGCGCGTCTTCACGGGCCTCACGCTGCTCGACACCATCCAGGGCACCGTCGGCGCCGTCTCGCTCATCCCCGATGCGATCACCCCGCACGAGGAGGCCGTCTACACGAACATCGCGTTCATGGAGTCGGTGCACGCGAAGTCGTACTCGTCGATCTTCTCGACGCTCGCGTCGACGAAGGAGATCGACGACGCGTTCCGCTGGTCGACCGAGAACCCGTACCTGCAGCGCAAGGCCGAGATCATCGTCGACTACTACGAGGGCGACGACCCCCTGAAGCGGAAGGTCGCCTCGACGCTGCTCGAGTCGTTCCTCTTCTACTCGGGCTTCTACCTGCCGATGTACTGGTCGAGCCACGCGAAGCTCACGAACACGGCCGACATGATCCGCCTCATCATCCGCGACGAGGCCGTGCACGGCTACTACATCGGCTACAAGTTCCAGCAGGGCTACGCGAAGCTGACCGAGGAGCAGCAGGCGGAGCTCAAGGACTACACGTACACGCTGCTCTACGAGCTGTACGAGAACGAGTCGAAGTACACGGCCGAGCTGTACGACGCCGTGGGCCTCACGGAGGACGTGAAGAAGTTCCTGCACTACAACGCGAACAAGGCGCTCATGAACCTCGGGTTCGAGCCCCTGTTCCCGTCGTCGGTGACGGATGTGAACCCGGCGATCCTCTCGGCCCTGTCGCCGAACGCCGACGAGAACCACGACTTCTTCTCGGGCTCCGGCTCCTCCTACGTCATCGGCAAGGCAGTCGCCACCGAGGACGAGGACTGGGACTTCTGA
- a CDS encoding helix-turn-helix transcriptional regulator, with amino-acid sequence MTEFASVLRSWRERVTPAEAGLPAGGSRRTPGLRREELAALAGVSVDYVVRLEQGRAEHPSPQLLGALARALRLTDAERDHLYRVAGAAVPARGTVPRHITPGVQRLVDRLDDVPLAVFSAAWDIVRWNRMWAALLGDPSLRTGADANLVWRHFTEGHAGIEFDDEHEDAFTRDLVGDLRSAVGTYPTDAPLAALVARLRSVSPAFEARWAEARVAEHRSSRKTVTRSPVGPITLDCDVLTAPGSDLRIVAYTAVPGSEDASRLDLLRVTGLESLGRSDAADRSV; translated from the coding sequence GTGACGGAGTTCGCGAGCGTGCTCAGGTCGTGGCGCGAGCGCGTCACGCCTGCCGAGGCCGGCCTGCCCGCGGGCGGATCGCGACGCACGCCCGGCCTGCGCCGCGAGGAGCTCGCCGCCCTCGCCGGCGTCAGCGTCGACTACGTCGTGCGGCTCGAGCAGGGCCGCGCCGAGCATCCGTCGCCCCAGCTGCTCGGCGCCCTCGCCCGCGCGCTGCGCCTCACCGACGCCGAGCGCGACCATCTCTACCGCGTCGCCGGCGCCGCGGTGCCCGCGCGCGGCACGGTGCCGCGCCACATCACCCCGGGCGTGCAGCGCCTCGTCGATCGCCTCGACGACGTGCCGCTCGCGGTGTTCTCGGCCGCGTGGGACATCGTGCGCTGGAACCGCATGTGGGCGGCGCTGCTCGGCGACCCGTCGCTGCGCACCGGCGCCGACGCCAACCTCGTGTGGCGGCACTTCACCGAGGGCCACGCCGGCATCGAGTTCGACGACGAGCACGAGGATGCGTTCACGCGCGACCTCGTCGGCGACCTGCGCTCGGCGGTCGGCACGTATCCGACCGATGCGCCGCTCGCGGCGCTCGTCGCCCGCCTGCGCTCCGTCTCGCCGGCGTTCGAGGCGCGGTGGGCGGAGGCGCGCGTCGCCGAGCACCGCTCGTCGCGCAAGACCGTGACGCGCTCGCCCGTCGGCCCCATCACGCTCGACTGCGACGTGCTCACCGCTCCGGGCAGCGACCTGCGCATCGTCGCGTACACGGCGGTGCCGGGTTCCGAGGACGCGTCGCGGCTCGACCTGCTGCGCGTCACCGGCCTCGAGTCGCTCGGGCGATCGGATGCGGCCGACCGCAGCGTCTGA
- a CDS encoding SDR family NAD(P)-dependent oxidoreductase → MTTTLITGANKSLGLETARRLVEAGHTVYAGMRDLAAGDAARTIGATPVQLDVTDDSSVAAAIASLPELDVLVNNAGIVGGARTIDELTPEIMRATLETNVVGIVRVSQAALPLLRASANPVIVNVASGLGWPRFLLEHPDAEHVLAVPYPASKAAVITLTVQYARSLPTFRVNASDPGYTSTDLNGHTGHQTVTEGTDATVMLAQLGADGPTGEFHDRDGRIVY, encoded by the coding sequence ATGACCACGACACTCATCACCGGAGCCAACAAGAGCCTCGGACTCGAGACCGCCCGCCGCCTCGTCGAGGCCGGCCACACCGTCTACGCCGGCATGCGCGACCTCGCCGCCGGCGACGCCGCCCGCACGATCGGCGCGACGCCCGTGCAGCTCGACGTGACCGACGACTCGTCGGTCGCCGCCGCCATCGCATCCCTCCCCGAGCTCGACGTGCTCGTGAACAACGCCGGCATCGTCGGCGGCGCGCGCACGATCGACGAGCTCACGCCCGAGATCATGCGGGCGACGCTCGAGACGAACGTCGTCGGCATCGTGCGCGTGAGCCAGGCGGCGCTGCCGCTGCTGCGCGCGTCGGCGAACCCCGTCATCGTCAACGTGGCGTCGGGGCTCGGATGGCCGCGGTTCCTGCTCGAGCATCCCGACGCCGAGCACGTGCTCGCGGTGCCGTATCCCGCGTCGAAGGCCGCCGTCATCACGCTCACGGTGCAGTACGCGCGCAGCCTGCCGACGTTCCGCGTGAACGCGAGCGACCCCGGCTACACGTCGACCGACCTCAACGGCCACACCGGCCACCAGACGGTGACGGAGGGCACGGATGCGACCGTGATGCTCGCGCAGCTCGGTGCGGACGGCCCCACGGGCGAGTTCCACGACCGCGACGGACGTATCGTCTACTGA